From the genome of Bosea sp. Tri-49, one region includes:
- a CDS encoding dioxygenase family protein: MAGYFTEESSAEAVNARMDETIDPRLAEIMACLVRHLHAFAKETQLTQAEWEYGIDFLTRTGGICSGERQEFILLSDTLGFSMLVDAINNRRPPGATENTVLGPFHVAGVPVRQMGDSISLDGKGESCLYEGRVIDLDGRPVEAARIDVWSDNADGFYDVQQPGIQPRWNNRGVFVTEPDGAYRFIGIKPVSYPIPDDGPVGQMLGHLGRHPYRPAHMHYIVTAVGYQRLVTHTFVGDDPYLGSDTVFGVKKTLIAPFERIAGGPVPWRSPFDFVLVPD; the protein is encoded by the coding sequence ATGGCAGGCTACTTCACCGAGGAAAGCTCCGCCGAAGCCGTCAACGCGCGCATGGACGAGACCATCGATCCGCGGCTCGCCGAGATCATGGCTTGCCTGGTCAGGCATTTGCACGCCTTCGCCAAGGAAACCCAGCTGACGCAGGCGGAGTGGGAATACGGCATCGACTTCCTGACCCGAACTGGCGGGATCTGCAGCGGCGAGCGCCAGGAGTTCATCCTGCTCTCCGACACGCTCGGCTTCTCGATGCTGGTCGACGCGATCAACAATCGGCGTCCGCCAGGCGCCACGGAGAACACGGTGCTGGGCCCCTTCCATGTCGCCGGCGTGCCGGTCCGGCAGATGGGAGACAGCATCAGCCTCGACGGCAAGGGAGAGAGCTGTCTTTACGAAGGCCGGGTGATCGATCTCGACGGTCGGCCGGTCGAGGCCGCGCGGATCGATGTCTGGTCGGACAATGCCGATGGCTTCTACGACGTGCAGCAGCCAGGCATCCAGCCCAGATGGAACAACCGCGGCGTCTTCGTCACGGAGCCGGACGGGGCGTACCGCTTCATCGGCATCAAGCCGGTATCCTATCCGATCCCCGATGACGGGCCGGTCGGCCAAATGCTCGGCCATCTCGGCCGGCATCCTTATCGCCCCGCGCACATGCACTACATTGTCACCGCCGTGGGCTACCAAAGGCTGGTGACGCATACCTTCGTCGGCGACGATCCCTATCTCGGGTCCGACACCGTCTTCGGCGTCAAGAAGACGCTGATCGCGCCCTTCGAGCGTATCGCCGGCGGGCCGGTGCCCTGGCGGTCGCCTTTCGACTTCGTCCTCGTCCCGGATTGA
- a CDS encoding methyl-accepting chemotaxis protein, which produces MGRPHSPRQRFRLTGVGAVIGMALTAAVALVAAAGAFSTQRLGNRILTETVAREMTSAQETLRTSLDSEIKRAVSMAHVIASNAQIQARFAAGDREALAAATVPGFAALKANDGVVQLQFHVAPATSFLRAHRSEKFGDDLSSFRFTVVEANKAGKPVFGLENGVEGLGVRGVMPVRFEGKAVGTVEVGLGFGQAFFDAFKKISGNDIAFFVLANGELKRFASTLPDDGLLSQESLRLGLGGTTEIQRLAIAGRASAIVYAPVKDYRGDVIGAYALVSDISALSSIMDAALSASALVALVSLISAIACAWMLNRWIAAPVRGMTRTMTALAQGDRDVLVPSLSRRDEIGEMAQAVDVFKRAAIEKEAIAVEKRQAEQEVEAQRHATDAERSRNEAERQEATEELAVVVDALGAGLEHLANGNLGYRIEQPVAAGYAKLKDDFNSAIAKLRGTMRQIATNTESMKAGAGEISQAADDLASRTEQQASSVEETATALDQLTATVRQTAEGARQASLATSQVKGEAEQSGEIVRDAVAAMGGIEKSGEEISQIVGVIDEIAFQTNLLALNASVEAARAGDAGKGFAVVASEVRALAQRSAEAAKEIKGLITASSIEVEKGVALVGQTGSALGRMSGEITRVTSLVAEIASAAQEQATGLQEVNTAVNEMDQATQQNAAMAEQSTAASQALAQEADRLAALVSYFSLEAPEPSQGQVSSGSARRAA; this is translated from the coding sequence ATGGGCCGTCCGCACTCGCCGCGGCAGCGCTTTCGCCTGACTGGCGTCGGCGCGGTCATCGGTATGGCCCTGACGGCCGCCGTCGCACTCGTCGCCGCGGCCGGCGCCTTTTCGACCCAGCGTCTCGGCAACCGGATTCTGACCGAGACCGTCGCGCGTGAAATGACGAGCGCTCAGGAGACCCTGCGCACCAGCCTCGACAGCGAGATCAAGCGCGCCGTCTCCATGGCGCATGTCATCGCGAGCAATGCCCAGATCCAGGCGCGCTTCGCCGCCGGCGATCGCGAGGCCCTGGCCGCGGCGACCGTCCCCGGTTTCGCCGCGCTGAAGGCGAATGACGGCGTCGTTCAGCTGCAGTTCCACGTCGCACCGGCCACATCGTTCCTGCGCGCGCATCGCTCGGAGAAGTTCGGCGACGATCTCTCTTCCTTCCGCTTCACGGTCGTCGAGGCCAACAAGGCGGGCAAGCCGGTCTTCGGCCTCGAGAACGGCGTCGAGGGCCTTGGCGTGCGCGGCGTGATGCCGGTACGGTTCGAGGGCAAGGCCGTCGGGACGGTCGAGGTCGGCCTCGGCTTCGGCCAGGCCTTCTTCGACGCGTTCAAGAAGATCTCCGGCAACGACATCGCTTTCTTCGTTCTGGCCAATGGCGAGCTCAAGCGCTTCGCCTCGACGCTTCCCGATGACGGCCTGCTCTCGCAGGAGAGCTTGCGTCTCGGCCTTGGCGGCACGACGGAGATCCAGCGTCTCGCCATTGCCGGGCGCGCCAGCGCCATCGTTTACGCGCCCGTCAAGGACTACCGCGGCGATGTGATCGGAGCCTATGCGCTCGTCTCCGACATCTCCGCGCTGAGCTCGATCATGGACGCCGCTCTGTCGGCTTCGGCCCTGGTCGCGCTCGTCAGCCTGATCTCGGCGATCGCCTGCGCCTGGATGCTGAACCGCTGGATCGCCGCACCGGTGCGCGGCATGACCCGCACGATGACGGCGCTGGCTCAGGGCGACCGCGACGTGCTCGTTCCCTCGCTGTCACGCCGTGACGAGATCGGCGAGATGGCTCAAGCGGTCGACGTCTTCAAGCGCGCCGCGATCGAGAAAGAAGCCATAGCCGTCGAAAAGCGTCAGGCCGAGCAGGAGGTCGAGGCCCAGCGTCATGCGACCGACGCCGAGAGGTCGCGAAACGAGGCCGAACGACAGGAGGCCACTGAAGAGTTGGCGGTGGTGGTCGACGCGCTCGGAGCCGGCCTCGAGCATCTGGCCAATGGCAATCTCGGCTATCGCATCGAGCAGCCGGTTGCGGCGGGCTATGCCAAGCTGAAGGACGACTTCAATTCGGCGATCGCCAAGCTGCGCGGTACGATGCGCCAGATCGCGACCAATACCGAGAGCATGAAGGCCGGCGCCGGCGAGATCAGCCAGGCGGCGGACGACCTCGCCAGCCGGACCGAGCAGCAGGCCTCCTCGGTTGAGGAGACCGCGACCGCGCTCGACCAGCTGACCGCCACCGTGCGCCAGACCGCCGAGGGCGCGCGCCAGGCGAGCCTCGCCACAAGTCAGGTCAAGGGTGAGGCCGAGCAGTCGGGCGAGATCGTCCGCGATGCGGTCGCCGCGATGGGCGGCATCGAGAAGTCCGGTGAGGAAATCTCGCAGATCGTCGGCGTCATCGACGAGATCGCCTTCCAGACCAACCTGCTCGCGCTCAACGCCTCGGTCGAGGCGGCGCGCGCTGGCGATGCCGGCAAGGGCTTCGCGGTCGTTGCCTCCGAGGTCCGGGCGCTGGCGCAGCGCTCGGCGGAAGCGGCCAAGGAGATCAAGGGCCTGATCACCGCCTCGTCCATCGAGGTCGAGAAGGGCGTCGCTCTGGTCGGCCAGACCGGCAGCGCGCTCGGCCGCATGTCCGGCGAGATCACCCGCGTCACCTCGCTGGTCGCCGAGATCGCCTCGGCCGCCCAGGAGCAGGCGACCGGGCTGCAGGAGGTCAACACCGCGGTCAACGAGATGGACCAGGCGACGCAGCAGAACGCCGCCATGGCCGAGCAGTCGACCGCAGCCTCGCAGGCGCTCGCCCAGGAGGCCGATCGACTCGCGGCGCTGGTCTCCTATTTCAGCCTCGAAGCACCCGAGCCATCACAGGGGCAGGTCTCTTCGGGTTCCGCACGCCGGGCGGCTTGA
- a CDS encoding maleylacetate reductase, translating to MRTFHAGFEADHPPVRVRLGAGIRHELGAEMTALGLSHALVLTTPDQAAQGERLLAALGRLAHGQFSKAAMHTPIEITKAALEAARGADCLVAIGGGSTIGLAKAIALNTDLPQIVLPTTYAGSEATPVLGQTANGVKETLRSPKVQPEVILYDPELVATLPTGLSVTSGLNAMAHAVEALYARDRNPLSDQLALGGLRAFKEGLPRVVADPGDLPAREATQFGAWLCGTVLAQVGMALQHKLCHTLGGSFALPHAETHAILLPHSAAYNADAAAGALAPVAELFGGSVGGGLYDFSVALGAPVALRDLGLVEGDLDRAADLAGNNPYWNPRPIERDAIRVLLQHAWEGARPQ from the coding sequence ATGCGCACATTCCACGCCGGCTTCGAAGCCGATCACCCACCGGTGAGAGTGCGGCTCGGCGCCGGAATCCGGCACGAGCTCGGGGCCGAGATGACGGCGCTCGGCCTCTCGCACGCGCTCGTCCTGACCACACCAGACCAGGCGGCGCAGGGCGAAAGGCTGCTGGCTGCCCTGGGTCGACTGGCGCACGGGCAATTCAGCAAGGCGGCCATGCACACGCCCATCGAGATCACCAAGGCTGCGCTCGAGGCGGCCCGCGGCGCCGATTGCCTCGTCGCCATCGGCGGTGGCTCAACCATTGGCCTGGCCAAGGCCATCGCCCTGAACACAGACCTGCCGCAGATCGTGCTGCCGACGACCTATGCCGGCTCGGAGGCGACGCCCGTGCTAGGGCAGACCGCCAACGGGGTGAAGGAGACCCTACGTTCGCCCAAGGTCCAGCCCGAGGTGATCCTTTACGATCCCGAACTCGTCGCGACGCTGCCCACCGGGCTCAGCGTCACCAGCGGGCTCAACGCCATGGCGCATGCGGTGGAGGCCCTCTATGCGCGGGATCGCAACCCGCTCTCCGACCAGCTGGCACTCGGCGGCCTTCGCGCCTTCAAGGAGGGATTGCCGCGCGTCGTCGCCGACCCCGGCGACCTTCCGGCACGCGAGGCCACGCAGTTCGGCGCCTGGCTGTGCGGCACGGTGCTGGCCCAGGTCGGTATGGCGCTGCAACACAAGCTCTGCCACACGCTGGGAGGCAGCTTCGCGTTGCCTCATGCCGAGACGCACGCGATCCTTCTGCCGCACTCAGCCGCCTACAATGCCGACGCGGCCGCCGGGGCCCTGGCACCGGTCGCGGAGCTCTTCGGCGGATCGGTCGGCGGCGGACTTTACGATTTCTCCGTCGCACTGGGCGCGCCCGTCGCGCTGCGCGATCTCGGCCTTGTCGAAGGCGATCTCGACCGCGCCGCCGATCTTGCCGGCAACAATCCCTATTGGAACCCGCGCCCGATCGAGCGCGACGCCATTCGCGTGCTGCTGCAGCACGCCTGGGAAGGCGCACGCCCGCAATAA
- a CDS encoding MarR family winged helix-turn-helix transcriptional regulator, with protein sequence MTLPSQDQAIARLTTVLRRMGTASALHSQAVAKRIGLASVDLECLDLILLAGPVTAGQIMEHTKLTSGAVTGLIDRLARKGYVERATDPQDRRKVIVRIVPEAIKPIQQLFTPMAERSAALMRHYSAEELDLIAGFVEKGTALALERARELDGG encoded by the coding sequence ATGACCCTTCCAAGTCAAGACCAGGCGATCGCACGCCTGACGACGGTCCTGCGGCGCATGGGCACGGCCAGCGCCCTGCACAGCCAGGCGGTCGCCAAGCGGATCGGCCTCGCCTCGGTCGATCTCGAATGCCTGGACCTGATCCTGCTGGCCGGTCCCGTGACCGCCGGGCAGATCATGGAGCACACCAAGCTGACCAGCGGCGCCGTGACCGGCCTGATCGATCGCCTCGCCAGGAAGGGCTATGTCGAGCGGGCCACCGATCCGCAGGATCGCCGCAAGGTCATCGTCCGGATCGTGCCGGAGGCGATCAAGCCGATCCAGCAACTCTTCACCCCGATGGCCGAACGTTCGGCCGCGCTGATGCGGCACTACAGTGCTGAGGAACTCGACCTGATCGCAGGCTTCGTCGAGAAGGGCACCGCTCTCGCGCTGGAGCGCGCCAGGGAGCTGGATGGCGGCTAG